A portion of the Equus quagga isolate Etosha38 chromosome 17, UCLA_HA_Equagga_1.0, whole genome shotgun sequence genome contains these proteins:
- the CD151 gene encoding CD151 antigen, with the protein MGEFNEKKTTCGTVCLKYLLFTFNCCFWLAGLAVMAVGIWTLALKSDYISLLASGTYLATAYILVVAGVVVMVTGVLGCCATFKERRNLLRLYFILLLIIFLLEIIAGVLAYVYYQQLNAELKENLKDTMTKRYHQKGHEGVTSAVDKLQQEFHCCGSNNSQDWRDSEWIRSGEAGGRVVPDSCCKTVVAGCGQRDHASNIYKVEGGCISKLETFIQEHLRIIGAVGIGIACVQVFGMIFTCCLYKSLKLEHY; encoded by the exons ATGGGTGAGTTCAACGAGAAGAAGACGACATGTGGCACCGTCTGCCTCAAGTACCTGCTCTTCACCTTCAACTGCTGCTTCTGG CTGGCCGGTCTGGCGGTTATGGCAGTGGGCATCTGGACACTGGCCCTCAAGAGCGACTACATCAGTCTGCTGGCCTCAGGCACCTACCTGGCCACAGCCTACATCCTGGTGGTGGCTGGCGTTGTTGTCATGGTGACCGGTGTCCTGGGCTGCTGCGCCACCTTCAAGGAGCGGCGGAACCTGCTGCGCCTG TACTTCATCCTGCTCCTCATCATCTTTCTGCTGGAGATCATTGCTGGCGTCCTGGCCTACGTGTACTACCAGCAG CTGAACGCAGAGCTCAAGGAGAACCTGAAGGACACCATGACCAAGCGGTACCACCAGAAGGGCCACGAGGGCGTGACCAGTGCGGTGGACAAGCTGCAGCAGGAG TTCCACTGCTGTGGCAGCAACAACTCCCAGGACTGGCGGGACAGTGAATGGATCCGCTCGGGCGAGGCAGGTGGCCGTGTGGTCCCAGACAGCTGCTGCAAGACTGTGGTGGCCGGCTGCGGGCAGCGGGACCACGCCTCCAACATCTACAAGGTGGAG gGCGGCTGcatcagcaagctggagaccttCATCCAGGAGCACCTGAGGATCATCGGGGCTGTGGGCATCGGCATCGCCTGTGTGCAG GTCTTTGGTATGATCTTCACGTGCTGCCTGTACAAGAGCCTGAAGCTGGAGCACTACTGA